One genomic region from Skermania piniformis encodes:
- a CDS encoding acyl-CoA dehydrogenase family protein yields MDSSQLSTAAGSDPRADEQFRAEIREWLAGNLVGEFAELRGLGGPGREHEAFDERLAWDRHLAAAGWTCLGWPTEYGGRAAPLRQLVIFHEEYARADAPARVSHVGEELLGPTLIAFGTEEQRTRFLPGIKTVTELWCQGYSEPGAGSDLAAVSTTARRDGDDWVLNGQKVWTSLAHVADWCFVVCRTEPGSLRHKGLSYLLVPMDQPGITVRPIVQLTGTSEFNEVFFDDARTDAGLVVGEPGDGWRVAMGTLTFERGVSTLGQQIEFARELAALAELAERNGSAADPLIVDRLDRARVGLRVMRAQALRTLGSDDSGAASVSKLLWANWHRELGELAMDVVGAPGLLAAGGELSPWQRLYLFSRSDTIYGGSNEVQRNIIAERVLGLPREARP; encoded by the coding sequence GTGGACTCCAGCCAGCTTTCGACGGCAGCCGGATCGGATCCCCGCGCCGACGAACAGTTCCGCGCCGAGATCCGGGAATGGCTGGCGGGCAATCTGGTCGGCGAGTTCGCCGAGTTGCGCGGGCTCGGCGGTCCGGGCCGCGAACACGAAGCTTTCGACGAGCGACTGGCCTGGGACCGGCATCTGGCTGCGGCCGGCTGGACCTGCCTGGGCTGGCCGACCGAATACGGTGGCCGGGCCGCACCGCTACGCCAGTTGGTGATCTTTCACGAGGAGTACGCGCGGGCGGACGCACCGGCCCGGGTATCGCACGTCGGGGAGGAGCTGCTCGGGCCGACGCTGATCGCGTTCGGCACCGAGGAGCAACGGACACGGTTCCTGCCCGGGATCAAGACGGTCACCGAACTGTGGTGTCAGGGGTATTCCGAGCCGGGCGCCGGGTCCGACCTCGCGGCGGTGAGCACCACCGCACGCCGCGACGGGGACGACTGGGTGCTGAACGGGCAGAAGGTCTGGACCTCGCTCGCCCACGTCGCCGACTGGTGCTTCGTCGTCTGCCGGACCGAGCCGGGATCGTTGCGGCACAAGGGTTTGTCCTACCTGTTGGTGCCGATGGATCAGCCCGGGATCACCGTCCGGCCGATCGTCCAGCTGACCGGCACCTCGGAGTTCAACGAGGTGTTCTTCGACGACGCCCGAACCGACGCCGGACTGGTGGTCGGCGAGCCGGGCGACGGCTGGCGGGTGGCGATGGGCACGCTCACCTTCGAGCGCGGGGTGTCCACGCTCGGCCAGCAGATCGAGTTCGCCCGGGAATTGGCGGCGCTGGCCGAACTGGCCGAACGCAACGGTTCCGCCGCCGATCCGTTGATCGTCGACCGGCTCGACCGCGCCCGGGTCGGCTTGCGGGTGATGCGGGCGCAGGCGCTGCGCACCCTGGGCAGCGACGACAGTGGAGCCGCCTCGGTGTCGAAGCTGTTGTGGGCCAACTGGCATCGTGAGCTGGGCGAGCTGGCGATGGATGTGGTCGGGGCGCCGGGGTTGCTGGCAGCGGGTGGTGAACTGTCGCCATGGCAACGGCTCTACCTGTTCAGCCGGTCGGACACCATCTACGGTGGCTCGAACGAGGTGCAGCGCAACATCATCGCCGAGCGGGTGCTCGGCCTACCCCGAGAGGCGCGCCCGTGA
- a CDS encoding FadD3 family acyl-CoA ligase, with translation METTPAALQYAARAFADRTAIADGSTRLTWPELLDEVRITARGLLARGLSPGDRVAMWAPNTHHWVISALAAHYCGATLVPINTRYTGAEALDLLTRTDATVLFVAGQFLGTDRLAQLRAAGDLAIDTVVRIPVDAAADATAGDLSWSELRTLAEQVPAEVADERAAAVTPDDVSDILFTSGTTGRSKGAMCAHRQALAVVKAWAECATLQADDRYLVINPFFHNFGYKAGILACLVTGATLVPQAVYDVETAMQTVAAEAITILPGPPTIYQTILDHPRRTAYDLTSLRVAVTGAATVPVVLIERMQSDLDFDIVLTAYGLSEGSGFGTMCRPEDDDETVATTCGRPIADFELRLGNQHEVLLRGPNVMLGYLDDPEATAAAIDADGWLHTGDIGTVDERGYLRITDRLKDMYICGGFNVYPAEVEQTLARLAGVAESAVIGVPDTRLGEVGRAFVVRQAGSGLTEEQVIEHARTHLANFKVPRSVVFRDTLPYNAGGKVLKRQLREERA, from the coding sequence GTGGAAACGACCCCCGCGGCGCTGCAATACGCCGCGCGCGCGTTCGCCGACCGAACCGCGATCGCCGACGGGTCGACGCGGCTGACCTGGCCCGAACTACTCGACGAGGTGCGCATCACCGCTCGCGGCCTGCTCGCCCGGGGCCTGTCGCCCGGCGATCGGGTCGCGATGTGGGCACCGAACACCCACCACTGGGTGATATCCGCGCTCGCCGCGCACTATTGCGGAGCAACGCTGGTGCCGATCAATACCCGCTACACCGGCGCCGAGGCGCTCGACCTGCTGACCCGGACCGATGCCACGGTGTTGTTCGTGGCCGGGCAGTTCCTCGGCACCGACCGGCTCGCCCAGCTGCGGGCGGCCGGCGATCTCGCCATCGACACCGTGGTGCGGATACCGGTGGACGCGGCCGCCGACGCCACCGCAGGTGACCTGAGCTGGTCGGAGCTGCGCACGCTGGCCGAACAGGTGCCCGCCGAGGTCGCCGACGAACGGGCCGCGGCGGTGACCCCGGACGACGTCTCCGACATCCTGTTCACCTCCGGCACCACCGGGCGCAGCAAGGGCGCGATGTGCGCGCACCGGCAAGCGCTCGCCGTGGTAAAGGCATGGGCGGAATGTGCGACCCTGCAGGCCGACGACCGCTACCTGGTGATCAACCCCTTCTTCCACAACTTCGGCTACAAGGCCGGCATCCTCGCCTGCCTGGTCACCGGCGCTACGTTGGTCCCGCAGGCGGTCTACGACGTGGAGACGGCGATGCAGACCGTCGCCGCCGAAGCGATCACGATCCTGCCCGGACCGCCGACGATCTACCAGACGATCCTCGACCACCCCCGCCGCACCGCGTACGACCTGACCAGCTTGCGGGTGGCGGTCACCGGGGCCGCGACGGTGCCGGTGGTGCTGATCGAACGGATGCAGTCCGACCTGGATTTCGACATCGTGCTCACCGCGTACGGGCTGTCCGAGGGCTCCGGCTTCGGCACCATGTGCCGGCCCGAGGACGACGACGAGACCGTGGCGACCACCTGCGGGCGGCCGATCGCCGACTTCGAGCTGCGGCTCGGTAACCAGCACGAAGTACTGCTGCGCGGACCGAACGTGATGCTCGGCTATCTGGACGACCCGGAGGCGACCGCCGCCGCAATCGATGCCGACGGCTGGCTGCACACCGGCGACATCGGCACCGTGGACGAGCGCGGCTACCTACGGATCACCGACCGGCTCAAGGACATGTACATCTGCGGCGGATTCAACGTCTATCCCGCCGAGGTGGAGCAGACGCTGGCTCGGCTCGCCGGGGTGGCGGAGTCCGCGGTGATCGGGGTGCCCGATACCCGGCTCGGCGAGGTCGGGCGGGCGTTCGTGGTACGGCAGGCGGGCAGCGGGCTGACCGAGGAACAGGTGATCGAGCACGCCCGAACGCACCTGGCGAACTTCAAGGTGCCGCGGTCGGTGGTGTTCCGGGACACGCTGCCCTACAACGCGGGCGGCAAGGTGCTGAAACGACAACTGCGCGAGGAGCGTGCCTAG
- a CDS encoding acyl-CoA dehydrogenase family protein — MDLEIEPAVQAFRDEVRAFLADNVPRAGLPSMDTAAGFEAHRAWEHTLADARLSVVAWPAELGGRDASLLEWVLFEEEYYAAGAPGRVSQNGIFLLAPTLFEHGTPEQLQRFLPRMARADDIWAQVWSEPEAGSDLAGIRSTARPTDGGWLLAGQKTWCSRATYADWGFGLFRSDPAAERHRGLSYFMFPLDASGITVRPIPQLDGEPGFAEIHFDSVFVPDSDVIGAVHDGWRVAMSTSSNERGLSLRSPGRFNAAADRLIELWRETTPESDTAARDRVVDAWIGAQAYRLNTLATVTRLASGGQLGAESSINKLFWSELDVALHETALDLLGADGELAGAWTDGYLFSLSGPIYAGTNEIQRNIVAERLLGLPKAGRR; from the coding sequence GTGGATCTGGAGATCGAACCGGCCGTCCAGGCATTCCGGGACGAGGTCCGGGCGTTTCTCGCCGACAACGTACCCCGGGCCGGCCTGCCGTCGATGGATACCGCCGCGGGCTTCGAGGCCCACCGCGCCTGGGAGCACACGCTCGCCGACGCCCGACTGTCGGTGGTCGCCTGGCCGGCCGAACTGGGTGGTCGGGACGCCTCGCTGCTGGAATGGGTGCTCTTCGAGGAGGAGTACTACGCCGCCGGAGCGCCCGGCCGGGTGAGTCAGAACGGCATCTTCCTGCTGGCACCCACGCTGTTCGAACACGGCACCCCGGAGCAGCTGCAACGATTCCTGCCGCGGATGGCCCGGGCCGACGACATCTGGGCGCAGGTGTGGTCCGAGCCGGAGGCGGGCAGCGATCTGGCCGGCATCCGGTCGACCGCCCGGCCCACCGACGGCGGCTGGCTGCTGGCCGGGCAGAAAACCTGGTGTTCGCGAGCTACGTACGCGGACTGGGGATTCGGCTTGTTCCGCAGCGACCCGGCCGCAGAACGCCACCGCGGGCTCAGCTACTTCATGTTCCCACTCGATGCGTCGGGGATCACCGTTCGGCCGATCCCGCAGCTGGACGGCGAACCGGGCTTCGCCGAAATCCACTTCGATTCGGTGTTCGTGCCGGACAGCGACGTGATCGGCGCCGTGCACGACGGTTGGCGGGTGGCGATGAGCACCTCCAGCAACGAGCGGGGGCTGTCGCTGCGCAGCCCGGGCCGGTTCAACGCGGCGGCGGACCGGCTGATCGAGCTCTGGCGGGAAACCACCCCGGAATCCGATACCGCAGCGCGGGATCGGGTGGTGGATGCCTGGATCGGCGCGCAGGCGTACCGGCTGAACACGCTGGCCACGGTCACCCGGCTGGCCTCGGGCGGACAGCTCGGTGCCGAGTCGTCGATCAACAAATTGTTCTGGTCCGAGCTCGACGTCGCGCTGCACGAGACCGCGCTGGATCTGCTCGGCGCCGACGGCGAACTGGCCGGGGCGTGGACCGATGGCTATCTGTTCTCGTTGTCCGGGCCGATCTACGCCGGTACCAACGAGATTCAGCGCAATATCGTCGCCGAGCGGCTGCTCGGACTACCGAAGGCGGGTCGCCGATGA
- a CDS encoding acyl-CoA dehydrogenase family protein, producing MRFALTPEQQAFATSLRAALADAGTPAAVRAWAADDFGPGRAVLRRLADSGVTALLVPAQFDGLGADPVDLVVAFVEIGRALVPGPVIETAAIAPTLLTGDLAAEWLPQIAAGSALVSTAVADRHPRALDADLADLVLAVGPDTVTLATPGTRHRSIDPARRLFDVEPAGPATDTPVTRAVDTGVLAAAAELLGAGRAVLDRSVEYAKSRVQFGRPIGEYQAIKHHLANAAVGLEMATPLLHGAALALRDADPTAGRDVSAAKVACGDAAYRASRIALQVHGAIGYTAEYDLSLWLTRIRALYTAWGTPAQHRARVADALRSAS from the coding sequence ATGAGGTTCGCGCTCACCCCGGAGCAGCAGGCGTTCGCGACCAGCCTGCGGGCCGCGCTTGCCGATGCGGGCACCCCGGCCGCGGTACGGGCTTGGGCTGCCGATGATTTCGGCCCGGGCCGAGCGGTGCTACGCCGACTGGCCGACTCCGGGGTAACCGCGTTGCTGGTGCCGGCGCAGTTCGACGGGCTCGGCGCCGATCCGGTCGATCTGGTCGTGGCGTTCGTCGAGATCGGTCGTGCGCTGGTCCCGGGGCCGGTGATCGAGACCGCCGCGATCGCGCCGACGTTGCTCACCGGCGATCTCGCGGCCGAGTGGTTGCCGCAGATCGCCGCCGGCTCGGCGCTGGTATCGACGGCGGTCGCCGACCGGCATCCCCGCGCGCTCGACGCCGACCTGGCCGACCTGGTGCTGGCGGTCGGTCCGGACACCGTCACGCTCGCCACACCCGGTACTCGACATCGTTCGATCGACCCCGCACGGCGGCTGTTCGACGTCGAACCCGCCGGTCCGGCAACCGACACGCCGGTCACCCGGGCGGTCGACACCGGGGTGCTCGCCGCCGCTGCGGAACTCCTCGGTGCCGGTCGGGCGGTGCTGGACCGCTCGGTGGAGTACGCGAAGAGCCGGGTGCAGTTCGGCCGGCCGATCGGCGAGTACCAGGCGATCAAACACCACTTGGCGAACGCGGCGGTGGGCCTGGAGATGGCTACCCCGCTGCTGCACGGGGCGGCCCTGGCCCTGCGCGACGCCGACCCGACCGCCGGCCGGGACGTTTCGGCGGCCAAGGTCGCGTGCGGCGACGCCGCGTACCGGGCGTCGCGGATCGCGTTGCAGGTGCACGGCGCGATCGGCTACACCGCCGAGTACGACCTGTCGTTGTGGCTGACCCGGATTCGCGCGCTGTACACCGCCTGGGGCACGCCGGCGCAACACCGCGCCCGGGTCGCCGACGCCCTGCGGAGCGCATCATGA
- a CDS encoding acyl-CoA dehydrogenase family protein encodes MTVITDEQRALTDSVRGLLARHAGPAAVRAAIDTGDGYDHKLWRLLCDQIGVAALAIPEEFGGVGAGLSESHTVLAELGAVLAPTPMLGAVALATQAILAAGDDAACGRLLPDLAEGARTAALCWAGRTGWAEPDVVADGSGTLTGTAEYVLDGEIAEVLIVIARTPDGLGLFEVVAGQDGVRREVIPGMDLTRRYTRVRFDGVAAGRLGTGDATAAVDRIRDIGWAALAAEQVGAAARCLELTVEYTKARVQFGRPIGSFQALKHRMADLYVQVEAARSISAAATAALDAGSADARADVSAARRYCSETFSAVTAEMIQLHGGIAITWEHDAHLYFKRAHADAHLLR; translated from the coding sequence ATGACCGTCATCACCGACGAGCAGCGGGCGCTGACCGACTCGGTGCGCGGACTGCTGGCCCGGCACGCCGGACCCGCCGCCGTGCGCGCGGCGATCGATACCGGGGACGGCTACGACCACAAGCTCTGGCGACTGCTCTGCGACCAGATCGGCGTTGCCGCGCTGGCGATCCCGGAGGAATTCGGCGGTGTCGGCGCCGGTCTGAGCGAATCCCACACGGTGCTCGCCGAACTCGGCGCGGTACTGGCACCGACCCCGATGCTGGGCGCGGTGGCACTGGCCACCCAGGCAATCCTGGCAGCCGGCGACGACGCTGCGTGCGGTCGGCTGCTGCCGGACCTCGCCGAAGGCGCTCGCACCGCGGCGTTGTGCTGGGCCGGGCGCACCGGCTGGGCCGAGCCCGACGTGGTGGCCGACGGGTCCGGCACGCTCACCGGGACCGCGGAGTACGTGCTGGACGGCGAGATCGCCGAGGTGCTGATCGTGATCGCCCGGACCCCGGACGGGCTCGGCCTGTTCGAAGTCGTCGCCGGGCAGGACGGGGTCCGGCGCGAGGTGATTCCCGGGATGGACCTCACCCGCCGCTACACCCGGGTGCGGTTCGACGGGGTAGCCGCCGGCCGGCTGGGCACCGGCGATGCGACCGCGGCGGTCGATCGGATTCGCGACATCGGCTGGGCCGCACTGGCTGCCGAGCAGGTCGGGGCGGCGGCCCGCTGCCTGGAACTCACCGTGGAATATACGAAGGCGCGCGTCCAGTTCGGCCGACCGATCGGCAGCTTCCAGGCGCTCAAGCATCGGATGGCCGATCTGTACGTCCAGGTCGAGGCAGCCCGGTCGATCTCGGCCGCAGCCACGGCTGCACTCGACGCCGGTAGCGCGGATGCCCGCGCCGACGTGTCGGCGGCTCGTCGCTACTGCTCGGAAACCTTCTCGGCGGTCACCGCGGAGATGATCCAGCTACACGGCGGCATCGCGATCACCTGGGAGCACGACGCCCACCTCTACTTCAAACGGGCGCACGCCGACGCGCATCTGCTCCGCTGA
- the hsaB gene encoding 3-hydroxy-9,10-secoandrosta-1,3,5(10)-triene-9,17-dione monooxygenase reductase subunit has product MVVAAEPAIDPRVFRNTLGQFCTGITIITTVDDGTPIGFACQSFAALSLDPPLVLFCPTKASRSWAAIERTGRFCVNVLAEEQQDTCARFGSREPDKFAGIDWTPSPLGSAIIENSLAHVDCTLESVHDGGDHFVVYGRVHAMSELRDGRPLLFHRGQYTAIEPDKTVPAPWRDDLDAFLTSTSLDTWL; this is encoded by the coding sequence ATAGTCGTGGCCGCCGAACCGGCGATCGATCCGCGGGTGTTCCGGAACACCCTCGGACAGTTCTGTACCGGCATCACGATCATCACCACTGTCGACGACGGGACGCCGATCGGCTTCGCCTGTCAGTCGTTCGCGGCATTGTCGCTCGATCCGCCGCTGGTGCTGTTCTGCCCGACCAAGGCGTCCCGCTCGTGGGCGGCGATCGAACGGACCGGGCGGTTCTGCGTCAACGTCCTCGCCGAGGAGCAGCAGGACACCTGCGCCCGGTTCGGCTCGCGGGAGCCGGACAAGTTCGCCGGGATCGACTGGACCCCGTCGCCGCTCGGCTCGGCGATCATCGAGAACTCGCTGGCGCACGTCGATTGCACGCTGGAGTCGGTGCACGATGGCGGTGACCACTTCGTGGTCTACGGCCGGGTGCACGCGATGTCGGAACTGCGCGACGGCCGGCCGCTGCTGTTTCATCGCGGCCAGTACACCGCGATCGAGCCGGACAAGACCGTCCCCGCGCCGTGGCGCGACGACCTCGACGCCTTCCTCACCTCGACCTCGCTCGACACCTGGCTGTAG
- the hsaC gene encoding iron-dependent extradiol dioxygenase HsaC, with the protein MSSIRSLGYLRIEATDLAAWREYGLKVLGMVEGKGSNPEALYLRMDDFPARLVIVPGSADRLLVSGWETANAEGLQDIRNRLEAAGVPYKEGSAEQLADRRVHELIEFADPSGNLLEVFHGAALEHRRVVSPYGHTFVTGEQGLGHVVLSTRDDAEALHFYRDVLGFMLRDSMRLPPQMVGRPADGAPAWLRFFGCNPRHHSLAFLPMPTPSGIVHLMVEVENADDVGLCLDRALRKKVKMSATLGRHVNDLMLSFYMKTPSGFDVEFGCEGRQVDDVEWIARESTAVSLWGHDFSVGMK; encoded by the coding sequence ATGAGCAGCATCCGATCGCTGGGCTACCTGCGGATCGAAGCCACCGACCTGGCCGCCTGGCGCGAGTACGGGCTCAAGGTGCTCGGCATGGTCGAGGGCAAGGGCTCGAACCCGGAGGCGCTGTACCTGCGGATGGACGACTTTCCGGCGCGACTGGTGATCGTCCCCGGCTCCGCCGACCGGCTGCTGGTGTCCGGCTGGGAGACCGCGAATGCCGAAGGACTGCAAGATATCCGGAACCGGCTCGAGGCCGCCGGCGTGCCGTACAAGGAAGGCAGCGCCGAGCAGTTGGCCGATCGCCGGGTCCACGAGCTGATCGAGTTCGCCGACCCGTCCGGCAACCTGCTCGAGGTGTTCCACGGTGCCGCGCTGGAACATCGGCGAGTGGTCAGCCCGTACGGACATACGTTCGTCACCGGTGAGCAGGGGCTCGGACACGTGGTGCTGTCCACCCGGGACGACGCCGAGGCGTTGCATTTCTACCGGGACGTGCTCGGCTTCATGCTGCGGGATTCGATGCGGTTGCCACCGCAGATGGTCGGCCGGCCGGCCGACGGCGCACCGGCGTGGCTGCGTTTCTTCGGCTGCAACCCGCGGCACCACTCGCTGGCGTTTCTGCCGATGCCGACGCCGAGCGGGATCGTGCATCTGATGGTCGAGGTGGAGAATGCCGACGACGTCGGCCTGTGCCTGGACCGGGCGCTCCGCAAGAAAGTAAAGATGTCGGCCACGTTGGGCCGGCACGTCAACGACTTGATGCTGTCGTTCTACATGAAGACTCCCAGCGGCTTCGATGTGGAATTCGGTTGCGAGGGTAGACAGGTCGACGACGTGGAGTGGATCGCCCGGGAGTCGACCGCGGTCAGCCTGTGGGGCCATGACTTCTCGGTGGGAATGAAATAG
- the hsaD gene encoding 4,5:9,10-diseco-3-hydroxy-5,9,17-trioxoandrosta-1(10),2-diene-4-oate hydrolase — MTAVSPSSTLTYDTTSRFAQVRSDLRLHYHEAGSGPTIVLLHGGGPGASSWSNFARNIPVLAERFHVLAVDQPGFGESDKPVDHPQYFRHSAAALDDLLTELEIGGRVHLLGNSLGGGTAVRFALDHPDRAGRLVLMGPGGCSINLFAPDPTEGVKALAKFNQEPTRERLEAFLRIMVFDQSLVTDELIEQRFAAASTPESLAATRAMGRSFAGPDFELGMLWRDAYTLRQRVLLIWGREDRVNPLDGAFVALKTIPRAQLHVFGGCGHWAQLEKFDEFNRLATDFLLSGGT; from the coding sequence GTGACCGCAGTCAGTCCGAGCAGCACGCTCACCTACGACACCACATCGCGATTCGCCCAGGTCCGTTCCGATCTGCGGTTGCATTACCACGAAGCCGGATCCGGACCGACGATCGTGCTCCTGCACGGTGGCGGCCCGGGTGCGTCGTCCTGGTCCAACTTCGCTCGCAACATCCCGGTGCTCGCCGAGCGGTTCCACGTGCTCGCGGTGGACCAGCCGGGGTTCGGTGAGTCGGACAAGCCGGTCGATCATCCGCAGTATTTCCGGCACAGCGCGGCGGCCCTCGACGACCTGCTCACCGAGTTGGAGATCGGCGGGCGGGTGCACCTGCTCGGCAACTCGCTCGGCGGCGGCACCGCGGTCCGGTTTGCCCTCGACCATCCGGATCGGGCCGGTCGGCTGGTGCTGATGGGCCCGGGTGGGTGCAGCATCAACCTGTTCGCCCCGGACCCGACCGAGGGGGTCAAGGCGCTGGCCAAGTTCAACCAGGAACCGACCCGGGAGCGGCTCGAAGCATTCCTGCGGATCATGGTGTTCGACCAGTCGCTGGTCACCGACGAGCTGATCGAGCAGCGGTTCGCCGCGGCCAGCACCCCCGAATCGCTGGCCGCGACCCGGGCGATGGGCAGGTCGTTCGCCGGGCCCGACTTCGAGCTGGGCATGCTCTGGCGCGACGCCTACACGCTGCGGCAACGGGTGCTGTTGATCTGGGGTCGCGAAGATCGGGTCAATCCGTTGGACGGTGCGTTCGTCGCGTTGAAGACCATCCCGCGCGCGCAACTGCACGTATTCGGCGGTTGTGGGCACTGGGCGCAGCTGGAGAAGTTCGACGAGTTCAACCGGCTGGCTACCGATTTCCTGCTGTCCGGAGGTACGTAG
- the hsaA gene encoding 3-hydroxy-9,10-secoandrosta-1,3,5(10)-triene-9,17-dione monooxygenase oxygenase subunit, whose protein sequence is MADEGVDGVRARVEELLPTLRERAQEAEELRRIPDDSIKSLQETGFFKLIQPSRWGGYECDPVIFYDTVRRIASACGSTGWVASILGVHNWHLALFDEQAQHDVWGDDPETRISSSYAPMGRGDAIDGGYTVNGSWAWSSGCDHADWVFVGGPVIKNGKPVDFGSFLIPRSDYRIDDVWNVVGLRATGSNTIVVEDVFVPRYRFLSMRTMAQLTSPGLDRNTAPVYKMPWGTIHPTTISAPIVGMAYGAYDAHVEHQGRRIRAAYAGEKAKEDPFAKVRVAEAASDIDAAWRQLSGNVADEYGYLLRGEEVPFELRLRARRDQVRATGRAIASIDKLFESSGATALVNGTPLQRFWRDAHAGRVHAANDPERAYQMFGSGAFGLPIADTMV, encoded by the coding sequence GTGGCCGACGAGGGCGTTGACGGAGTCCGGGCACGGGTGGAGGAGTTGCTCCCCACGCTGCGGGAACGTGCGCAGGAGGCCGAGGAGCTACGCCGAATTCCGGACGATTCGATCAAATCGCTGCAGGAGACGGGCTTTTTCAAGCTGATCCAGCCGAGTCGCTGGGGCGGCTACGAGTGCGACCCGGTGATCTTCTACGACACGGTCCGGCGGATCGCCAGCGCCTGCGGCTCGACCGGCTGGGTGGCCTCGATCCTGGGTGTGCACAACTGGCACCTCGCCTTGTTCGACGAGCAGGCGCAGCACGACGTCTGGGGCGACGACCCGGAAACCCGGATCTCCTCGTCCTACGCCCCGATGGGGCGCGGCGACGCGATCGACGGCGGCTACACCGTCAACGGGTCGTGGGCGTGGTCGTCCGGCTGTGACCATGCCGACTGGGTGTTCGTCGGCGGCCCGGTGATCAAAAACGGCAAGCCGGTCGATTTCGGCAGTTTTCTCATCCCGCGCTCGGACTACCGGATCGACGACGTGTGGAATGTGGTCGGACTCCGTGCCACCGGCTCCAATACGATCGTGGTCGAGGACGTATTCGTCCCGCGGTACCGCTTCCTGAGCATGCGGACGATGGCGCAGCTCACCTCGCCCGGACTCGACCGCAACACCGCGCCGGTGTACAAGATGCCGTGGGGCACGATCCATCCCACGACCATCTCGGCGCCGATCGTCGGCATGGCTTACGGCGCCTACGACGCGCACGTCGAGCATCAGGGCAGGCGCATTCGTGCCGCGTATGCCGGCGAGAAGGCGAAGGAAGATCCGTTCGCCAAGGTGCGGGTCGCGGAGGCGGCCAGCGATATCGACGCCGCCTGGCGCCAGCTGTCCGGCAATGTCGCCGACGAGTACGGGTATCTGCTGCGCGGCGAGGAGGTGCCGTTCGAGCTGCGGCTGCGCGCCCGCCGGGATCAGGTGCGGGCCACCGGCCGAGCGATCGCCTCGATCGACAAGCTGTTCGAGAGTTCCGGGGCTACCGCGCTGGTGAACGGGACACCGCTGCAGCGTTTCTGGCGTGATGCGCACGCCGGCCGGGTGCACGCGGCGAACGACCCGGAGCGGGCGTATCAGATGTTCGGCTCGGGCGCGTTCGGCCTGCCGATCGCCGACACTATGGTCTGA
- a CDS encoding Rieske 2Fe-2S domain-containing protein yields MTRIRDIDVGTAPTRYARGWHCLGLERDFRDGRPHAIEAFGTKLVVFADSQNKLRVLDAYCRHMGGDLSEGTIKGDAVACPFHDWRWGGNGRCTAIPYARRVPPLARTRSWITLQENKQLFVWHDAEGNPPPDDVTIPRLPEVFTDSWTDWTWNTLRVEGSNCREIIDNVVDMAHFFYVHFGFPKYFKNVFEGHVASQYLQNHGRPDVPNMGTQYGESVLDSEASYFGPSYMINWLHNDYSGYKAESVLINCHYPITQDSFMLQWGVSVEKPKGLDDATSNKLARKFTEGVTMGFEQDVAIWRHKTKIDNPLLCEEDGPVYQLRRWYEQFYVDVADVTDKMTQRFEFEIDTSRAIEAWEREVAENLTRQRAAAGTENPAEV; encoded by the coding sequence ATGACACGCATTCGAGACATCGACGTCGGTACGGCGCCCACCAGGTACGCCCGGGGCTGGCATTGCCTCGGGCTGGAGCGGGATTTCCGCGACGGGCGGCCGCACGCGATCGAGGCATTCGGCACCAAGCTCGTCGTGTTTGCCGACAGCCAGAACAAGCTGCGGGTACTCGACGCCTACTGCCGGCACATGGGCGGCGATCTCAGCGAAGGCACCATCAAGGGCGACGCGGTGGCCTGCCCGTTCCACGACTGGCGCTGGGGCGGCAACGGCCGGTGCACCGCGATCCCCTACGCGCGCCGGGTACCACCGCTAGCCCGCACCCGATCCTGGATCACCTTGCAGGAGAACAAGCAGCTGTTCGTCTGGCACGACGCCGAGGGCAATCCGCCACCGGACGACGTGACGATTCCCCGGCTGCCGGAGGTGTTCACCGACTCCTGGACCGACTGGACCTGGAACACGCTGCGCGTCGAGGGCTCGAACTGCCGGGAGATCATCGACAACGTGGTCGACATGGCGCACTTCTTCTACGTCCATTTCGGGTTCCCCAAATACTTCAAGAACGTGTTCGAGGGCCACGTCGCGTCGCAGTACCTGCAGAATCACGGCCGTCCGGATGTGCCGAACATGGGCACCCAGTACGGCGAATCGGTGCTCGACTCCGAGGCGTCCTACTTCGGTCCCTCGTACATGATCAACTGGCTGCACAACGACTACAGCGGATACAAGGCCGAGAGCGTTTTGATCAACTGCCACTACCCGATCACCCAGGACTCGTTCATGTTGCAGTGGGGCGTGTCGGTGGAGAAGCCGAAAGGCCTCGACGACGCCACCAGCAACAAGTTGGCCCGCAAGTTCACCGAAGGCGTGACGATGGGCTTCGAGCAGGACGTGGCGATCTGGCGGCACAAAACCAAGATCGACAATCCCCTGTTGTGCGAAGAGGACGGCCCGGTCTACCAGCTGCGCCGCTGGTACGAGCAGTTCTACGTCGACGTTGCCGACGTCACCGACAAGATGACGCAGCGGTTCGAGTTCGAGATCGACACCTCGCGGGCGATCGAGGCCTGGGAACGGGAGGTCGCCGAGAACCTGACCCGGCAGCGGGCGGCGGCCGGGACCGAGAATCCGGCCGAGGTCTGA